The sequence CTTCAAGTGGGGTGCCCGGTCGTGATTCATTATTAAAAGTAAAGAGGTAAAGACATGTATAAATTATTAAAACGAGATGGACTCGCAAAACGAGGCGAGTTCCATACAGTGCACGGGGTCATTCAGACCCCTGTATTTATGAATGTAGGAACTGCGGCGGCAATCAAAGGCGCCGTATCTACAGAAGATTTACAAGGAATTAAGACGCAGGTAGAGTTATCCAATACGTATCATCTGCATGTGAGACCCGGAGATCAAGTGGTGAAAAAGTTAGGCGGTCTTCATAAATTTATGGTATGGGATAAGCCGATTCTGACAGATTCCGGTGGGTTCCAGGTGTTTTCGCTTGCGGGACTTCGTAAGATTAAAGAAGAAGGTGTGTACTTTAACTCTCACATTGATGGCAAAAAAATCTTTATGGGACCGGAGGAAAGTATGCAGATTCAGTCCAATCTGGCTTCTACGATTGCAATGGCATTTGATGAGTGCCCATCCAGTGTGGCGACAAGAGAATATATTCAGAACTCAGTGGAACGTACAACAAGATGGCTTGCAAGATGCAAAGCCGAGATGGCAAGATTGAATACGCTTCCGGATACGATCAACCAGCACCAGATGCTATTTGGAATTAATCAAGGCGGAATTTATGAAGATATTCGTATTGAACATGCGAAAGAGATTGCAAAGATGGATTTGGATGGATACGCAGTCGGAGGGCTTGCGGTAGGAGAATCCCATGAGGAGATGTATCGCATTTTGGAGGCGGTTGTGCCGTATCTTCCGATTGAGAAACCTACGTATCTGATGGGTGTAGGGACTCCGGCAAATATTTTGGAAGCGGTTGACAGGGGTGTTGACTTTTTTGACTGTGTATATCCGAGCCGAAACGGAAGACATGGACATGTATATACAAATCAGGGGAAATTAAACTTGTTCAATGCAAAATATGAGCTGGATGACGCGCCGATTGAAGAGGGCTGCCAGTGTCCTGCATGCCGCACATACAGCAGAGCGTACATCAGACATCTTTTGAAAGCAAAAGAGATGCTTGGAATGAGACTCTGTGTGCTGCATAATTTGTATTTCTATAACAATATGATGGAAGAGATCAGAGCTGCGATTGAAGCAGGACGCTATAAAGAATACAAAAGAGAAAAACTTGCAGGAATGGGAATTCAGGAAGTATAAAAAAATTATGAAATCTAAAAAAACACTTGATGTATGTCTATAGATTGTGTATGATGGTCATAGTGTTTAAAAATAGTAGGAGGAAATAAGATGAATAATCCAATATTTTTGCTTATTTTTTATGCAGTAATTCTTGGGGGATTTTGGTTCTTACTGATGCGTCCGCAAAAGAAAGAACAGAAGAGAATACAGTTGATGTTATCTGAACTGGCAGTAGGTGATACTGTGTTGACAACAAGTGGATTCTACGGAGTAATCATTGATATTACAGACGAGGATGTAATTGTAGAGTTTGGTAATAACAAGAACTGCCGTATTCCGATGCAGAAAGCAGCGATTACGCAGGTAGAAAAAGCAAATACAGAAGAATAAGTGAATGTAAAGGGAAGGCTTAGCCTTCTCTTTTTTTGGCCTTAAAACAGAGTATACTCTAAAAAAATACACTTTTCCGTATTAAAGGGTTGAAACGTGAATAAAAATACGATATGATTAGACCTATAAACTTTTGCAAGAGAAGGGAAGAGATATATGGAATTGAAAGTTGGAATTATCAAAGGGGATGGGATTGGTCCTGAAATTGTAGAAGAGGCAATGAAAGTATTAGATAAGGTCGGAGAAGTGTACGGCCATACATACAGATATAAAGAGTTATTGCTTGGAGGCGCCTCGATTGATGTACATGGGATCCCATTGACAGATGAGACTGTAGCGGAAGCAAAATCATGTGACGCTGTTTTGATGGGCTCTATCGGAGGAGATGCAAAAGTTTCACCGTGGTATCAGTTGGAACCAAACAGACGCCCGGAGGCAGGACTTTTAAAGATTCGAAAAGAATTGAATCTCTTTGCAAACTTAAGACCGGCAGTGCTGTATGATGAATTGAAAGGAGCATGCCCGTTAAAAGAAGAGATTACCGAAGGTGGATTTGATATGATGATCATGCGAGAACTAACGGGTGGATTGTATTTTGGAAATCGAAAGACGGAAGAGATAGATGGTGTTATGACCGCATGTGACGAACTTACCTACAATGAGAATGAGATTCGAAGAATTGCAAAGAGAGCATTTGAGATCGCGATGAAACGAAGAAAAAAAGTGATCAGTGTGGATAAAGCGAATGTCCTTGATTCTTCCAGATTATGGAGAAAGATTGTTGAGGAGATTGCAAAAGAATATCCAGAAGTTGCTTTGGAACATATGCTTGTCGACAACTGTGCGATGCAGCTTGTAAAAGATCCAAAGCAGTTTGATGTGATTTTGACAGAAAACATGTTTGGAGACATTTTGTCCGATGAGGCAAGCATGGTGACAGGTTCAATCGGAATGCTTGCCTCGGCAAGTTTGAACGATACAAAATTCGGTCTATATGAGCCAAGCGGCGGTTCGGCACCGGATATTGCAGGCAAAGGAATTGCTAATCCGATTGCCACAATACTGTCTGCGGCGATGATGTTAAGATTTTCATTTGACTTAGATAAAGAGGCGGATGCAATTGAGAAAGCAGTCAGTCAGGTATTAAAAGATGGGTACCGTACCATCGATATCATGTCAGAAGGAAAAGAACAGGTTGGCACTGCGAAAATCGGTGATCTGATCTGTGAAAGAATTGCGTAACGAAGGGAGAGACAGATATGAGAAGTGATACAGTAACAAAAGGAATGCAGCAGGCACCGCACCGTTCGTTGTTCAATGCATTAGGATATACAGAAGAAGAGTTGGAAAAACCGTTAGTGGGAATCGTGTGTTCTTACAATGAGATTGTGCCGGGGCATATGAATCTTGACAAGATTGCCAATGCGGTAAAAATGGGTGTGGCAATGGCTGGTGGAACGCCTGTTATGTTTCCGGCAATTGCAGTCTGTGACGGAATTGCAATGGGGCATATCGGTATGAAATATTCTCTTGTCACAAGAGACCTGATCGCAGATTCCACGGAAGCGATGGCTATGGCACATCAGTTTGATGCGCTTGTCATGATTCCGAACTGTGATAAAAATGTACCGGGACTTTTGATGGCAGCAGCAAGAATCAATGTGCCGACGATTTTTGTGAGCGGAGGTCCGATGCTAGCGGGGAGAGTGAAGGGATGCAAGACAAGCCTTTCGAGTATGTTTGAGGCAGTTGGTTCCTATGCGGCGGGAACGATGACTGCAGAAGATGTACAGGAATTTGAGAGCAAAGCATGTCCGACTTGTGGTTCCTGCTCCGGTATGTACACGGCAAACAGCATGAACTGTCTGACGGAAGTGCTTGGTATGGGATTGAAAGGAAATGGAACGATTCCGGCGGTGTATTCCGAACGAATCCGCCTTGCAAAACACGCAGGAATGAAAGTGATGGAGCTGTGGGAGAAAAATATCAGGCCAAGAGATATTATGACAGAAAAGGCGATTTTGAATGCACTTACTGTGGATATGGCGCTGGGCTGTTCGACAAACAGTATGTTACATCTTCCGGCGATTGCACATGAGATTGGAATGGATTTTGATATCACATTTGCAAATGAGATCAGTGCAAAGACCCCGAACCTCTGTCATCTCGCACCGGCAGGACACACGTATATGGAAGACCTGAACGAGGCAGGCGGTGTGTATGCAGTGATGAATGAGTTAAATAAAAAGAATCTTTTATATACAGAGTGCATGACCGTAACTGGAAAAACAGTTGGTGAGAACATTGAGGGATGTGTCAACAAAGATCCGGATGTCATAAGACCAATTGAAAATCCATACAGTGAAACAGGTGGTCTTGCAGTGCTCACAGGAAACCTTGCACCACATGGCGGCGTTGTAAAACGTTCGGCGGTTGTGGAAGAGATGATGGTACATGAAGGTCCGGCGAGAGTGTTTGACTGTGAGGAAGATGCGATTGCCGCAATCAAAGGCGGAAAAATTGTCGCAGGTGATGTGGTTGTCATTCGCTATGAGGGACCGAAAGGAGGACCTGGAATGAGGGAGATGCTCAATCCGACATCGGCAATTGCCGGTATGGGACTCGGCTCCAGTGTGGCGTTGATTACGGATGGGCGTTTCAGTGGCGCATCAAGAGGTGCATCCATCGGACACGTGTCTCCGGAAGCAGCAGTGGGAGGTCCAATTGCGTTAGTGGAAGAAGGCGATATCATTAAGATCAATATCCCGGAAAATAAAATAGAGCTGGCTGTTTCGGATGAGCTGCTTGCAAAAAGGAAAGCAGAGTGGAAACCAAGAAAACCAAAGGTTACAACAGGTTATTTGGCAAGATATGCGGCGCTGGTGACATCCGGAAACAGAGGAGCTGTATTAGAAATCCCAAGATAAAGAGAAGGAGAAAGACAGATGCAATTAACAGGAGCAGAAATCGTGATCGAATGTTTGAAAGAGCAGGGAGTGGATACTGTATTTGGATATCCGGGAGGTGCGATTTTAAATGTATACGATGCGTTATATAAACATAGCGATGAGATTTGTCATATATTGACTTCCCACGAACAGGGAGCTGCACATGCAGCAGACGGATATGCAAGAGCAACCGGGAAAGTAGGTGTCTGCCTTGCAACAAGTGGACCGGGAGCCACGAATCTTGTGACCGGGATTGCGACGGCGTATATGGATTCCATTCCAGTAGTGGCGATTACCTGTAACGTAGGTGTTTCCCTGCTTGGAAAAGATAGTTTTCAGGAAATAGATATCGCAGGCATTACAATGCCGATTACAAAGCACAATTATATCGTCAAAGATGTCGATAAATTGGCGGATACGATTCGAAAAGCGTTTTTGATTGCAAGGACAGGAAGACCGGGACCAGTTCTGATCGATATTCCGAAAGATGTGACTGCAAATCTGAGTGAATATCAAAAAGTAGAAATTGACGTCACAGATATTCAGAGAAAGAAAATCGATGAAGATGAGATTGAAACAGCGGTGAAAATGATTCAGAGAGCCAAGAAACCATATATTTTTGTGGGTGGCGGGGCAGTTTTGTCAGGAGCAAGTGAGTCTTTAGTGGAATTTGCACATAAAATTGATGCGCCTGTGGCGGATTCTCTGATGGGAAAAGGAGCATTTCCGGGAACAGATGAGCTGTACTCTGGAATGCTTGGAATGCATGGAACGAAAGCGTCGAATTTTGGAGTGAGCCAATGTGACCTTTTGGTCGTGGTCGGTGCAAGGTTCAGTGACCGTGTGACTGGAAATGCAAAGAAATTTGCACATCATGCGAAAATTCTGCAAATTGATATTGATCCGGCAGAAATAGATAAAAATATTCTCACAGATGCGAGTGTGACCGGAGATATCAAAGAAGTTCTGATAATCCTGAATGAAAAGGTGGAACAGCAAAGTCATGAGGAATGGAAACAGCAGATTGAGGAATATAAAGAAAAACATCCTCTGACGTATCATCCGGAAGGACTTACAGGACCGTATATTGTGGAAGAAATATACAGACAGACTAACGGAGACGCAATCATTACAACAGAAGTCGGACAGCATCAGATGTGGGCTGCACAATTTTATAAATACACAAAACCGAGAACGTTTTTAACTTCGGGAGGTCTTGGGACAATGGGCTATGGACTTGGCGCTTCGCTCGGAGCAAAGATGGGGATGCCGGACAAGACCGTGGTCAATGTTGCCGGAGATGGATGTTTCCGAATGAATATGAATGAGATTGCAACAGCGGCAAGATACAATATTCCGATTATTCAAGTCGTGGTAAATAACCATGTACTTGGCATGGTGCGTCAGTGGCAGACGCTGTTTTATGAAAAGCGTTATTCTGCAACCGTGTTAAATGATGCGGTAGACTTTGTAAAATTGGCAGAAGCAATGGGGGCGGTCGGAATACGTGCGGCGACACGGGAAGAGTTTCAAAAAGCTTTCCAGGAGGCGCTGGCTATGGGGAGACCGGTTGTGATTGACTGCCAGATCGACAGTGATGAAAAAGTATGGCCGATGGTTGCACCAGGGGCTGCGATCAGCGAGGCATTTAGTGAAGAAGATTTAGAAAAATAAAAATGAAGTGGAGGAATAAAAAATGAGCAGAGTGTATAATTTTTCAGCAGGACCGGCAGTATTGCCAGAAAGTGTTCTAAAATCAGCAGCAGAAGAGATGTTAGATTACAAGGGATGCGGAATGTCGGTTATGGAGATGAGTCATAGATCGAAAGCATTTGAGGAGATTATCAAAACGGCGGAGTCGGATTTAAGAGAGCTCATGCATATTCCGGATAACTATAAAGTGCTGTTTTTGCAGGGAGGAGCGTCACAGCAGTTTGCGATGATTCCGATGAACTTGATGAAAAACAAGGTGGCGGACTACATTGTGACTGGACAATGGGCAAAAAAAGCATACCAGGAAGCAGCAAAATATGGTAAGGTCAATAAAATTGCTTCTTCAGAAGATAAAACATTTTCTTACATACCAGATTGTTCAGATCTTCCAATCTCAGAAGATGCAGACTATGTGTATATTTGTGAAAATAATACGATTTATGGAACCAAATTTAAGGAACTGCCAAATACAAAAGGAAAGACACTTGTAGCCGATGTATCATCCTGCTTTTTATCAGAACCGGTAGATGTCAGCAAATATGGAATTATTTATGGTGGTGTACAAAAGAATATCGGACCTGCAGGTGTAGTTATTGTGATTATCCGCGAAGATTTGATTACAGAAGATGTGCTCCCGGGAACACCTACGATGCTCACATATAAGACACATGCTGATGCAGATTCTCTTTACAACACTCCGCCTGCTTATGGAATTTATATCTGTGGAAAAGTATTTCAGTGGCTGAAAGAGATGGGTGGTCTGGAAGCGATGAAAGAGAGAAATGAAAGAAAAGCAAAGATTCTTTACGATTTTCTTGATCAAAGTAAATTGTTCAAAGGAACAGTGGAAAAGAAAGATCGCTCTCTTATGAATGTGCCGTTTGTTACAGGAAGTGACGAGTTAGATGCAAAATTTGTAAAAGAAGCAAAGGCGGCAGGACTTGAGAATTTAAAAGGTCACAGAAGTGTTGGAGGTATGAGAGCAAGTATCTATAATGCGATGCCGGAAGAAGGCGTTCAGGCACTGGTGGACTTTATGAAAAAATTTGAGGAGGAGAATCTGTAGATATGTATAAATTTCATTGTTTAAATCCAATTGCAGAAGTAGGCTTAAACCAGTTTACAGGCGAGTATGAAGCTGAAGGAAAGTTAGAAGGTGTAGACGCAGTGCTTGTGAGAAGCGCTGCAATGCATGAGTTGGAATTTGATAAAGAGTTAAAAGTAATCGCACGTGCAGGAGCAGGCGTGAATAACATTCCACTTGACAGATGTGCAGAAGAAGGAATTGTTGTATTTAATACACCGGGAGCAAATGCAAATGGTGTAAAGGAACTTGTGATTGCAGGTATGCTGCTCGCATCCAGAGATATTATCGGGGGAATCAACTGGGTGCAGGAGCACGAAGAAGACGGTGATGTGGCAAAACATGCGGAGAAACAAAAAAAGGCATTTGCGGGCTGTGAATTGGAAGGAAAGAAACTTGGAGTGATCGGTCTTGGCGCAATTGGTGTTCTCGTTGCAAACGCAGCAGCTCATCTTGGCATGGATGTATACGGTTATGACCCTTATATTTCGGTAGATGCAGCCTGGAAATTATCAAGAAATATTTACCATGCAAAAACAGTGGATGAATTGTATAAAGAATGTGATTACATTACAATTCATGTTCCGGCACTGGAGAGCACAAAAGGAATGATCAATAAAGATGCGATCAGTTTGATGAAAAAAGATGTGGTTGTATTGAACTTCGCACGAGATGTGCTTGTGAACGAAGAAGATATGATCGACGCACTGGAAAGCGGAAAGGTGAAACGGTATGTCACAGATTTCCCGAATCCATTGGTAGCAGGCGTGAAAGGAACGATTGTGATTCCGCATTTAGGGGCATCTACAGAGGAATCGGAGGATAATTGTGCAAAGATGGCAGTAAAAGAAGTGATGGATTTCCTGGAAAACGGGAATATTAGAAATTCTGTCAACTATCCGAACTGCGATATGGGATACCGTGATGGAAAGACAAGAATCACGATTCTCCATCACAATGTACCGAATATGATTGGTCAGTTCACAACCTTGCTTGCAGAGGCAGGAGTGAATATTTCTGACATGACAAATAAGAGTAAGAAGGAATACGCTTATACGATGATTGATATTGAAGGCGGATTGAACGAAGAGATTAAAGAAAAATTGGGCACGATAAAGGATGTTTTAAGAGTTCGTGTGATTGAATAGGAAAAAGGCTGCAAGTTCAGAGATGGATTTGCAGTCTTCTTTTTTTACAACAAAATTGTAGCAAAACGTAGCAAATACGTAACATTTTTTTAAGGGGTTCTTAAGGGCAGAAACATTGCAATACAAACAGAAGTGGACTATAATAAATTTTGCAAACAAAAGTAGGAGTACGAGTGATATGTTTAGGGTGAGAAAAGGAATAAGGTACAGAAGAAGAAAAAAGATTGCAGTTGGGATTGTATTGGTTACAATATTGCTTATCTTGTTAGGGGGACTGATTTTTAGAATCGCAAAGAGAACGATTCCGGAAGTGATTTTAAAAGTGAAAAATGTGTCAATTCTTCAAGATGAGGAGATTCCGCAGATTCAGGCTGCCGCTTCTTGTAAGGACGAAAAATACAGTGAGAAAGAACTGGAAAAAGGATATACTGTGAAAGATTTTGTGAAGGATTTGAATGCGGGGAAAGGATATCGGCTAACATATGAGATTGATCAGACAAAAGAAGGAGAGTATCCAATTACCATTTCTTTTGAAAAAGATTTGAAGAAAAAAATAGATAAGAAATGGAGAAAAAAGCTAAAGGTTCAGGTGAAAAACGGCACTTGCCAAGTTAAGAATAAATACGGGACTTGGGAAGATAAAAAATTTAAAAAGTGGGACGGTACCTATGCGGCATCAGAATTTGTTCTTTCAAAAGAGAAGACATATTACATAGATGAGAATGGAGAGATGGTAACAGGATGGAAAGATATCGATAATTTCCGCTATTTTTTCGATGAGAATGGAGAGATGAGTATTGGTTGGAAAGAGACAAAGGAAGGTACTTACTATTTTCAGGAAGATGGGAAGATGAGTGTTGGCTGGCAAAAGATAGGGGAAGATACTTATTACTTTGACAAAGAGGGAAAGATGCTGACAGGAAAGCAGAGAGTATTTCAGTTGGACTGCGTATTTGGCAAAGATGGGAAATTACAGTCAAAGGCGAGCAAGGTGGATCCGGAGAAACCGATGGTTGCGTTGACATTTGATGATGGACCGGGAAAATACACGGATTCTCTTTTGGATAAATTGGAGGAGTATGGTGCAAGGGCTACCTTCTTTATGGTTGGAACGAATGCGGCGAAGTATCCGGATACCATTAAGCGAATGGAAGAGATTGGATGCGAAATTGGTAATCATACGACGAATCATAAAAATCTCGTCAAACTAGATGATGCAAGTGTCAAAGAAGAGATTCAGTCTACAGATGCAGCGATTGCGGCAGCAGTGGGACATGGAGCAAGTCTGTTGCGTCCGCCGTTTGGCTCTTATAACGACAAGGTGAAGAGTTTGGCAGGAAAGCCGGTCATCATGTGGTCTTTAGATACGCTTGACTGGAAGAAAAAGGATGCGGCATTGATTAGAGATTACGTCCTTGAGACGGTCAGTGATGGAGATGTGATTTTGCTTCATGATATACATGACTTTTCCGTAAATGCGGCATTTGAGTTAATCCCAAAACTGATTGAACAAGGATATCAGCTGGTGACAGTGAGTGAGCTTGCAGAAGCAAGAGGAATCTCGCTGGAAAATGGAGTGCGTTATTCACAGTTTTATAAACAATAGAAAAAGCTTGTAAGTATGTTTGAGGTACTTACAAGCTTTTGCTTAATTATTGTTGATCTTTCTGATGTTTTTCAAGCAATTTATGAATCTTATCGGTTGGATTCATGACAGAACCGATGGTAATGTCATGATTCAAAGAATCAATGATAAGTGCAAGGAATTTGCTCATATCTGCCATAACAAAATATGGTTTTTCATATAATTCGGATGGAAGGTATGTCAAGTTCGTTGTAATGACACGATCGATGTAGCCTTTTTCGTAATAATCGTCAAATTTTGCAAAGCCATCTGTAAATAATCCAAAGGTTGTGCAGACAAATACACGGTTAGCGCCGCGTTCTTTAATCTGTTTTGCAACATCTAACATACTTTCTCCGGAAGAAATCATATCATCGATAATGATTGCATTCTTTCCGGCAAGATCATCACCTAAAAATTCATGTGCCACGATTGGATTTTTTCCATTTACAATTGTAGAGTAGTCGCGACGTTTGTAGAACATACCCATATCTACGCCTAAAACGTTTGAAAAATAAACGGCACGGTGCATAGCGCCTTCATCCGGACTGATGATCATCAGGTGATCCTTGTCCACTTTCAAATCCGGCTCTGCGCGGAGCAAAGCTTTCATAAACTGATATGGCGGTGTAAAGTTATCGAATCCTTTGAGCGGAATTGCATTTTGTACACGTGGGTCGTGCGCATCAAATGTGATGATATTCGATACACCCATTGCTGTAAGTTCTTCTAATGCAAATGCACAGTCAAGAGACTCTCTCTTTGTCCGTTTGTGTTGACGACTTTCATACAAGAATGGCATAATAACGTTGATGCGGCGTGCTTTTCCGGTAGCAGCCGAGATAATACGTTTTAAATCCTGATAATGGTCATCTGGTGACATGTGGTTTTTATGTCCGTTTACAGAGTATGTAAGGCTGTAGTTACATACATCTACCATGATGAATAAGTCTGTGCCGCGGATGGATTCGCGAAGCATACCTTTTGCTTCACCTGAACCAAAACGAGGGCACGCGCTGTCGACTAAATAGTTCTCCAGACGGTAATTTGCAATTGAAGCGGAATCCGGCCATTTTTCAACTGCATTCTGGCGAAAGGAAACGATGTAGTCATTTACTTTTTGACCAAGTTCTTTGCAACTATCCAATGCGGCTATTTTAAGAGGAGCAATTGGAAGTGCTTTTTCTAATAATGTGATATTTGCCATAGGGGCCTCCATAAAAATAAATTCTTTTAACATACCCATATTAGCAAAAAAAATCATTTGCTTCAAGAATTTCATGTGGAAATTGCTTTTTTTCGAAAAATTTAGTATGATAGAGATTAGAATTAGTATAAATAGTAATTAATAGGAGAAAAAATATGAGTAAACCAATTGTAGCAATCGTCGGAAGACCGAATGTAGGGAAGTCGACATTATTTAATGCACTGGCGGGAGAGATGATTTCCATCGTAAAAGATACGCCGGGTGTGACAAGAGATAGAATCTATGCAGAAGTAACATGGCTGGATAAAGAATTTACAATGATTGATACCGGAGGAATCGAACCGGACAGCAAAGATATTATTTTATCGCAGATGAGAGAACAGGCTCAGATTGCCATTGATACAGCTGATGTCATTGTTTTTATTACAGATGTGAGACAGGGACTTGTAGATGCAGATTCCAAGGTTGCAGATATGCTAAGACGCTCCGGAAAGCCGGTTGTGCTTGTTGTCAATAAAGTGGACAGCTTCCAGAAGCTTATGCCGGATGTGTACGAATTTTATAATTTAGGAATCGGTGACCCAATCCCGATTTCGGCAGCATCCAGACTTGGTATCGGTGATATGCTTGATGAAGTAGTGAAATTCTTCCCGGAGGGAAATGCGACGGAAGAAGAGGATGAAAGACCAAGAATTGCAATTGTGGGTAAACCAAATGTTGGAAAATCTTCTATTGTCAATAAATTGCTTGGTGAGAACCGTGTGATTGTATCCGATGTTGCAGGCACGACACGTGATGCAATTGATACTGCAATCAAATATCATGGAAAAGAATATGTGTTTATTGATACAGCAGGTCTGCGAAGAAAGAATAAGATTAAAGAAGAGCTGGAGCGATATAGTATCATTCGTACTGTGACAGCGGTGGAACGTGCCGACGTTGTCTTAATGGTGATCGATGCGGTAGAAGGAATCACAGAGCAGGATGCAAAGATCGCCGGAATTGCCCATGAAAGAGGAAAAGGAATTATCATTGTTGTCAATAAATGGGATGCGATTGAGAAACATGATAAGACAATGTACGAGTATGAGAAAAAGATTCGTCAGACATTGGCGTATATGCCATATGCAGAGATTATGTATGTGTCTGCAGCGACAGGACAGCGCCTGAACAAGCTTTATGAGATGATTGATGTCGTGATGGAGAATCAGACGCTTCGTGTGGCTACAGGTGTTCTCAATGAGATCATGGCAGAGGCAGTTGCGATGCAGCAGCCGCCGTCGGATAAAGGAAAGCGTTTGAAATTGTACTATATTACACAGGTAGCGGTAAAACCGCCGACATTTGTTATCTTTGTGAATGATAAGGAATTGATGCACTTTTCATATACAAGATATTTGGAGAATAAGATTAGAGAAGCGTTTGGCTTTAAGGGAACTTCACTGAAATTTTTCATCCGCGAGCGAAAGGAAAAGGAGCGTTAGTAGTATGGAACGTTTGATTTGTGTTGTAATCGGATATCTGTTTGGCTTGTTTCAGACAGGGTACTTTTATGGAAAATTAAAACACATTGACATCAGACAACATGGAAGCGGCAATGCCGGGACGACAAACGCTCTCAGAACGTTAGGATGGACCGCGGGGGCAATCACCTTTTTGGGCGATTGCCTGAAATGTGTTGCAGCAGTTGCAGTTGTGTACTGGCTGTACGGCTCTACACATGATAATATCAGTCTGCTTGCAATGTATGCCGGGATGGGCGCAGTACTTGGACACAATTTTCCCTTTTATTTAAAATTCAAAGGAGGAAAAGGAATTGCGGCGACAGCAGGATTGATTCTTGCTACGAATCCGATTATGATGCTGATTGCGGCTATTGTATTTATTTTGGTTGTGGCAGTGACCCGATACGTTTCGTTGGGGTCACTTATTCTAGTGGTATTGTTTTTGGCTGAAGTGATTGTGTATGGTCAGATGGGAGGATTTTCTCTGACACAGCCAGAATTATATGAAATGTATATGATTGCGTTTGTTTTGATGCTGATGGCATTTTACAGACATCGTGCAAACATCAAGCGTCTTTTGAACGGGACGGAAAATAAATTTGGAGCAGACAGGAAAACGAAATAGAGGCAGGAGGATATGGCATGGCAAAAGCAGGCATCATGGGAGCCGGAAGCTGGG comes from Coprococcus phoceensis and encodes:
- the serC gene encoding 3-phosphoserine/phosphohydroxythreonine transaminase, which produces MSRVYNFSAGPAVLPESVLKSAAEEMLDYKGCGMSVMEMSHRSKAFEEIIKTAESDLRELMHIPDNYKVLFLQGGASQQFAMIPMNLMKNKVADYIVTGQWAKKAYQEAAKYGKVNKIASSEDKTFSYIPDCSDLPISEDADYVYICENNTIYGTKFKELPNTKGKTLVADVSSCFLSEPVDVSKYGIIYGGVQKNIGPAGVVIVIIREDLITEDVLPGTPTMLTYKTHADADSLYNTPPAYGIYICGKVFQWLKEMGGLEAMKERNERKAKILYDFLDQSKLFKGTVEKKDRSLMNVPFVTGSDELDAKFVKEAKAAGLENLKGHRSVGGMRASIYNAMPEEGVQALVDFMKKFEEENL
- a CDS encoding phosphoglycerate dehydrogenase; translated protein: MYKFHCLNPIAEVGLNQFTGEYEAEGKLEGVDAVLVRSAAMHELEFDKELKVIARAGAGVNNIPLDRCAEEGIVVFNTPGANANGVKELVIAGMLLASRDIIGGINWVQEHEEDGDVAKHAEKQKKAFAGCELEGKKLGVIGLGAIGVLVANAAAHLGMDVYGYDPYISVDAAWKLSRNIYHAKTVDELYKECDYITIHVPALESTKGMINKDAISLMKKDVVVLNFARDVLVNEEDMIDALESGKVKRYVTDFPNPLVAGVKGTIVIPHLGASTEESEDNCAKMAVKEVMDFLENGNIRNSVNYPNCDMGYRDGKTRITILHHNVPNMIGQFTTLLAEAGVNISDMTNKSKKEYAYTMIDIEGGLNEEIKEKLGTIKDVLRVRVIE
- a CDS encoding polysaccharide deacetylase family protein, with translation MFRVRKGIRYRRRKKIAVGIVLVTILLILLGGLIFRIAKRTIPEVILKVKNVSILQDEEIPQIQAAASCKDEKYSEKELEKGYTVKDFVKDLNAGKGYRLTYEIDQTKEGEYPITISFEKDLKKKIDKKWRKKLKVQVKNGTCQVKNKYGTWEDKKFKKWDGTYAASEFVLSKEKTYYIDENGEMVTGWKDIDNFRYFFDENGEMSIGWKETKEGTYYFQEDGKMSVGWQKIGEDTYYFDKEGKMLTGKQRVFQLDCVFGKDGKLQSKASKVDPEKPMVALTFDDGPGKYTDSLLDKLEEYGARATFFMVGTNAAKYPDTIKRMEEIGCEIGNHTTNHKNLVKLDDASVKEEIQSTDAAIAAAVGHGASLLRPPFGSYNDKVKSLAGKPVIMWSLDTLDWKKKDAALIRDYVLETVSDGDVILLHDIHDFSVNAAFELIPKLIEQGYQLVTVSELAEARGISLENGVRYSQFYKQ
- a CDS encoding ribose-phosphate pyrophosphokinase, which translates into the protein MANITLLEKALPIAPLKIAALDSCKELGQKVNDYIVSFRQNAVEKWPDSASIANYRLENYLVDSACPRFGSGEAKGMLRESIRGTDLFIMVDVCNYSLTYSVNGHKNHMSPDDHYQDLKRIISAATGKARRINVIMPFLYESRQHKRTKRESLDCAFALEELTAMGVSNIITFDAHDPRVQNAIPLKGFDNFTPPYQFMKALLRAEPDLKVDKDHLMIISPDEGAMHRAVYFSNVLGVDMGMFYKRRDYSTIVNGKNPIVAHEFLGDDLAGKNAIIIDDMISSGESMLDVAKQIKERGANRVFVCTTFGLFTDGFAKFDDYYEKGYIDRVITTNLTYLPSELYEKPYFVMADMSKFLALIIDSLNHDITIGSVMNPTDKIHKLLEKHQKDQQ
- the der gene encoding ribosome biogenesis GTPase Der; translation: MSKPIVAIVGRPNVGKSTLFNALAGEMISIVKDTPGVTRDRIYAEVTWLDKEFTMIDTGGIEPDSKDIILSQMREQAQIAIDTADVIVFITDVRQGLVDADSKVADMLRRSGKPVVLVVNKVDSFQKLMPDVYEFYNLGIGDPIPISAASRLGIGDMLDEVVKFFPEGNATEEEDERPRIAIVGKPNVGKSSIVNKLLGENRVIVSDVAGTTRDAIDTAIKYHGKEYVFIDTAGLRRKNKIKEELERYSIIRTVTAVERADVVLMVIDAVEGITEQDAKIAGIAHERGKGIIIVVNKWDAIEKHDKTMYEYEKKIRQTLAYMPYAEIMYVSAATGQRLNKLYEMIDVVMENQTLRVATGVLNEIMAEAVAMQQPPSDKGKRLKLYYITQVAVKPPTFVIFVNDKELMHFSYTRYLENKIREAFGFKGTSLKFFIRERKEKER
- the plsY gene encoding glycerol-3-phosphate 1-O-acyltransferase PlsY — its product is MERLICVVIGYLFGLFQTGYFYGKLKHIDIRQHGSGNAGTTNALRTLGWTAGAITFLGDCLKCVAAVAVVYWLYGSTHDNISLLAMYAGMGAVLGHNFPFYLKFKGGKGIAATAGLILATNPIMMLIAAIVFILVVAVTRYVSLGSLILVVLFLAEVIVYGQMGGFSLTQPELYEMYMIAFVLMLMAFYRHRANIKRLLNGTENKFGADRKTK